In Paenibacillus kyungheensis, the following are encoded in one genomic region:
- a CDS encoding MFS transporter, producing MKLNNIKLPKWNFWNFGGLFFFYFLIWAVVLAFLPIWLKEEAGLDASHTGLVFSAISLIALCYQPFFGVISDKLGFRKNLFWFVVIVALFMGPFFTFLFIPLLQYNIWVGAIIGGIYLSAVFQGGVGVVEAYIERASRASSIEYGRVRLFGSIAGATATLIGGMMYLYNPISIFWFASCSAAVLGILLHTAKVDPSASAAGVPADSNEASSEITKERVFSIFKLKNFWFLSLLIVGTASVYDVFDQQFPNYYNQFFASPSLGTQRFSELVSLQTAIEAILMIFMPFIINKIGAKNGLLLFGLLTFVRIFGTAIATDTVSLSLLRLIAAVEMPLLLVSIFKYITSVFDIRLSATIYLLAFNFAKQAAIVVFSSIAGNMYTSIGFQNTYYFLSAIVLLITVISIFGLSNDKNKREPVGSVTPKQNKERMVAVPKV from the coding sequence ATGAAGTTAAACAATATCAAATTACCAAAATGGAATTTTTGGAATTTCGGCGGATTGTTCTTTTTCTACTTTTTAATCTGGGCGGTTGTACTTGCGTTCTTACCGATCTGGTTAAAAGAAGAAGCAGGACTTGATGCTAGCCATACTGGACTTGTCTTTTCAGCGATTTCGTTAATTGCTTTATGTTATCAACCGTTTTTCGGAGTGATCTCGGATAAACTAGGATTCCGCAAAAATCTATTCTGGTTTGTTGTTATTGTTGCTTTATTTATGGGACCTTTCTTCACCTTTTTATTTATTCCACTTCTTCAATATAATATTTGGGTAGGCGCGATTATTGGCGGTATTTACCTGAGTGCTGTGTTCCAGGGTGGCGTTGGGGTTGTCGAAGCGTATATTGAGCGTGCAAGTCGTGCAAGCTCTATCGAATATGGTCGTGTACGTCTGTTCGGTTCGATAGCTGGTGCTACGGCAACATTAATCGGTGGAATGATGTATCTGTATAATCCAATTAGTATTTTCTGGTTCGCTTCTTGTTCTGCGGCTGTACTAGGGATTCTATTGCATACAGCCAAAGTTGATCCTTCTGCAAGTGCAGCAGGTGTACCTGCGGATTCCAACGAAGCTTCCAGTGAAATTACAAAAGAACGTGTATTTTCGATTTTCAAACTCAAAAACTTCTGGTTCTTGTCTCTACTGATTGTCGGTACAGCCAGTGTATACGATGTGTTCGATCAGCAGTTCCCGAACTATTACAATCAATTTTTTGCATCGCCTTCACTAGGTACACAGCGTTTTAGTGAACTGGTATCGTTACAGACAGCAATAGAAGCGATATTGATGATCTTTATGCCATTTATTATTAACAAAATTGGTGCTAAAAATGGACTTCTGTTATTCGGATTACTTACCTTTGTACGTATTTTTGGAACCGCTATCGCGACAGATACTGTCAGCTTATCATTGCTACGTCTGATCGCTGCTGTTGAAATGCCTTTGTTGTTAGTATCTATCTTCAAATACATTACAAGTGTGTTCGATATTCGTTTGTCTGCTACGATCTATTTGTTAGCGTTTAACTTTGCCAAACAAGCGGCAATCGTTGTCTTTTCCAGTATTGCAGGTAATATGTACACCAGTATTGGTTTTCAAAATACGTATTACTTCTTAAGTGCTATTGTATTATTAATTACGGTTATTTCGATCTTTGGACTATCGAATGATAAAAATAAACGTGAGCCTGTAGGAAGCGTTACACCGAAGCAAAACAAAGAACGAATGGTAGCTGTACCTAAAGTATAA
- a CDS encoding family 43 glycosylhydrolase, translating to MTNLPEFKNPIVEQRADPWIYKHTDGYYYFTASVPEYDRLDVRRAQTIQGLADAPAVTVWRKPDQGPLSNLIWAPELHYINEKWYIYFAAADVPEPVNGTFNHRMYVIETDAANPLEGQWVEKGQVVTAWESFALDATTFQHQGKLYYVWAQRDYDIPGNSNLYISEMENPWTLKGTYTMLTKPELDWEVIGFLVNEGPAVLKRNGKIFITYSASATDENYCMGLLTADENSDLLDASSWHKSPQPVFTSAAENGQYGPGHNSFTRTEDDQHDVLVYHGRNYTEITGDPLYDPNRHTRAQVITWNEDGTPNFGKPVPDAGFVRS from the coding sequence ATGACCAACTTACCTGAATTCAAAAATCCGATTGTGGAGCAACGTGCTGATCCATGGATCTACAAACATACAGATGGATATTACTATTTCACTGCTTCTGTACCTGAATATGATCGACTAGACGTTAGACGTGCTCAGACGATTCAAGGATTGGCAGATGCTCCTGCGGTAACCGTATGGCGCAAACCAGATCAGGGACCTCTTAGCAACTTAATCTGGGCTCCAGAACTTCATTATATTAATGAGAAATGGTATATCTACTTTGCTGCTGCTGATGTACCTGAACCGGTGAATGGTACGTTTAATCACCGTATGTATGTGATTGAGACAGATGCGGCTAATCCTTTGGAAGGTCAATGGGTTGAAAAAGGACAAGTTGTTACAGCGTGGGAATCTTTTGCACTGGATGCAACCACTTTCCAACATCAAGGCAAATTGTATTATGTATGGGCACAACGCGATTATGATATTCCGGGCAATTCCAATCTATACATTTCGGAAATGGAAAATCCTTGGACACTTAAAGGAACATATACGATGTTGACCAAGCCAGAACTGGATTGGGAAGTGATTGGTTTCCTTGTAAATGAAGGGCCAGCTGTACTCAAACGTAACGGTAAAATCTTTATTACGTATTCTGCAAGCGCTACCGATGAGAACTATTGCATGGGTCTACTGACTGCTGACGAGAATAGCGATTTGTTAGATGCGAGCTCATGGCACAAATCACCACAACCTGTATTTACAAGTGCTGCTGAAAATGGACAATATGGCCCTGGTCATAATAGCTTTACCCGTACAGAAGATGATCAACATGATGTACTTGTCTATCATGGACGTAATTACACTGAAATTACAGGCGATCCGCTATATGATCCTAACCGTCATACACGCGCACAAGTGATTACATGGAATGAAGATGGTACACCGAATTTTGGTAAACCTGTTCCTGATGCAGGATTTGTTCGTTCATAA
- a CDS encoding chemotaxis protein CheW: MKIELIVFYVAGQAYAINFNEIDEIQTAKKGTPLPFSEDWHEGLITIRGALYPLVNLRKVLAVSYEEPKETDKMILLRRTRVALLVDELDNTATVEESELKENPEANSRDILPNAFEVNGKIIPIVNVESLLSYTRNAYV; this comes from the coding sequence ATGAAAATCGAATTGATCGTATTTTATGTAGCAGGTCAAGCTTACGCTATTAACTTTAATGAAATTGATGAAATTCAAACTGCTAAAAAAGGAACACCATTGCCATTTTCAGAAGATTGGCATGAAGGATTAATTACAATTCGTGGAGCATTATATCCGTTGGTTAATCTGCGTAAAGTACTAGCTGTTTCTTATGAAGAACCTAAAGAAACAGACAAAATGATTTTGCTTCGTCGTACTCGTGTTGCTTTATTGGTAGATGAGTTAGACAACACAGCAACTGTAGAAGAATCCGAATTAAAAGAAAATCCAGAAGCAAATAGTCGCGATATTTTACCAAATGCTTTTGAAGTGAATGGCAAAATTATTCCGATCGTTAATGTAGAATCTTTGTTGTCTTATACACGTAACGCGTACGTCTAA
- a CDS encoding glycoside hydrolase 43 family protein codes for MSLRPNESFYNNPIIHEDYSDPDAIAVGDDFYMVASSFAHVPGLPLLHSTDLVHWKLLHYILPELQFLEGSSDYDLPRHGEGVWAPSLRYHNGRFWVFFSTPDEGIFMCSAKEPTGPWTAPHLLKKVKGWIDPCPFWDEDGQAYLVHAFAHSRTGIRSKLQAFRMSADGRELQGEGQIIYDGGLVHPVMEGPKWYKREGIYYIFAPAGGVSHGWQVVLRSEHIFGPYEDRIVLQQGNSHINGPHQGSWVETTAGESWFLHFQDKYAYGRITHLQPMEWSDGWPIIGQYQQGDTAGEPVETWRMPVVPPSTASEDSLSSRYSLYDEQIQLISRATMAFGLQWQWQANIQADWYATDYEHQEIRLYACSFPSQLANMTDQVLLYEAPQLLLQKLPSTDFTATTCLHVYPQSVTERFGMMLFGRTYTYLAIEKNAEQQYRLSLIRGYTHQDEDGQELEHPVEQEVWHTILDDLEAISSQPYMPNPIYMRVSVWLENESAHHLSPISDAREDQIPVSILHAAQSQFSYSLDGTNFVDIPYVASVHPGHWVGAKVGIFAVDLNKVSEIVQSTDQDQGTIGYAEYSLFVIEQQS; via the coding sequence ATGAGCTTACGTCCCAATGAATCATTTTACAACAATCCTATTATTCATGAAGATTATTCTGATCCTGATGCTATAGCAGTAGGTGATGATTTTTACATGGTTGCTTCTAGTTTTGCGCATGTTCCGGGATTACCGTTACTTCATTCTACCGATCTGGTGCATTGGAAATTGCTTCATTATATTTTGCCAGAGCTCCAATTTCTTGAAGGATCTTCTGATTATGATCTACCCAGACATGGAGAAGGCGTATGGGCACCAAGTCTTCGTTATCACAATGGGCGCTTTTGGGTATTTTTTAGCACGCCAGATGAAGGGATATTTATGTGTTCTGCCAAAGAGCCAACTGGTCCATGGACAGCACCGCATTTATTGAAAAAAGTAAAAGGGTGGATCGATCCATGTCCATTTTGGGATGAAGATGGTCAAGCGTATCTTGTTCATGCTTTTGCTCATAGTCGTACAGGGATTCGGAGTAAGTTACAAGCATTCCGTATGAGTGCAGATGGTCGTGAACTTCAAGGGGAAGGGCAGATCATTTATGATGGCGGATTAGTGCATCCAGTTATGGAAGGGCCTAAATGGTACAAACGGGAAGGCATATATTACATATTTGCTCCTGCGGGCGGTGTCAGTCATGGTTGGCAAGTCGTGTTGCGTTCGGAGCATATTTTTGGGCCTTATGAAGATCGAATCGTACTTCAGCAAGGCAATAGTCATATCAATGGCCCTCATCAAGGAAGCTGGGTAGAAACGACAGCGGGAGAATCGTGGTTTTTACATTTTCAAGATAAATACGCTTATGGACGGATTACACATCTTCAACCGATGGAGTGGAGCGATGGGTGGCCGATTATCGGGCAATATCAACAAGGTGATACAGCAGGCGAGCCGGTGGAGACATGGCGTATGCCTGTTGTTCCTCCGTCGACAGCATCTGAAGATTCCTTGAGTTCCCGTTATTCATTGTATGATGAACAGATTCAACTTATCAGTAGAGCGACTATGGCATTTGGATTACAGTGGCAATGGCAAGCTAATATTCAAGCAGACTGGTATGCTACCGATTATGAACATCAAGAAATACGATTATATGCTTGTTCATTTCCTTCTCAGTTAGCAAATATGACTGATCAAGTGTTATTGTATGAAGCACCTCAATTGTTATTGCAAAAACTACCTTCGACAGATTTTACAGCAACGACTTGTCTACATGTCTATCCTCAATCTGTTACCGAACGATTCGGAATGATGTTATTTGGACGAACATATACGTATTTAGCGATAGAGAAGAATGCAGAGCAACAATATCGATTATCGTTGATCCGAGGTTATACCCATCAAGATGAAGATGGACAAGAGCTAGAGCATCCTGTAGAACAAGAAGTGTGGCATACTATACTTGATGATCTGGAAGCCATTTCTTCACAACCCTATATGCCTAATCCTATCTATATGCGTGTATCGGTATGGTTAGAAAATGAATCAGCCCATCATTTGTCACCGATCAGTGATGCGAGGGAAGATCAGATTCCAGTCTCGATTCTGCATGCTGCTCAATCTCAGTTTAGCTATAGTCTGGACGGTACGAATTTTGTAGATATTCCATATGTAGCATCAGTTCATCCAGGGCATTGGGTTGGTGCCAAAGTAGGGATATTTGCAGTTGATCTTAACAAAGTCAGTGAA